Proteins encoded in a region of the Candidatus Nitrosomarinus catalina genome:
- the hemC gene encoding hydroxymethylbilane synthase, translating to MKYVVGARGSKLSMAQTNWVISELKKVNSDCEYEIKPITTKGDTDTRPLFTIEQKGIFEKEIDKAVAAKEIDFAVHSLKDVPSELADNLIIASIPKREKVNDVFISSDDSSLDKIKPGSVIGTSSLRRAVQVSRQRSDVTVKPIRGNIETRINKVSGENYDAIVLAQAGISRLGVDVNFTPLSVDDFSPSPGQGAIAIVARTDDVQTIEMLKKIEDADSRLEIEAERALSDYIDSGCRFPLGAYAKSDGDVMDLTVYAFSVDGKQSLEVTKSGDKNNPKLLGKQVGEELRSKGINDLALNWREKVEEWNKT from the coding sequence TTGAAATATGTAGTTGGTGCACGAGGCAGTAAATTATCTATGGCCCAAACAAATTGGGTTATTTCAGAACTAAAAAAAGTAAATTCTGATTGTGAATATGAAATTAAACCAATTACTACTAAAGGCGATACTGATACAAGACCTCTATTTACAATTGAACAAAAAGGAATTTTTGAAAAAGAAATTGACAAGGCAGTTGCAGCAAAAGAAATTGATTTTGCAGTACATAGTCTTAAAGACGTCCCTTCTGAATTAGCTGATAATTTAATTATTGCATCTATTCCAAAACGTGAAAAAGTTAACGATGTTTTTATTTCGTCTGATGATTCATCTTTAGATAAAATAAAACCTGGTTCTGTAATTGGTACAAGTTCATTACGTAGAGCTGTTCAGGTTTCTCGACAAAGATCTGATGTAACTGTTAAACCAATTAGAGGAAATATTGAGACTCGAATCAATAAAGTATCTGGCGAAAATTATGATGCTATTGTACTTGCACAAGCAGGAATTTCTAGATTAGGAGTTGATGTCAATTTCACTCCTCTATCTGTAGATGATTTTTCACCTTCTCCTGGTCAAGGCGCTATTGCAATAGTTGCAAGAACTGATGATGTTCAAACGATTGAAATGCTTAAAAAAATTGAAGATGCTGATTCCCGATTGGAAATTGAGGCTGAACGTGCACTGTCTGATTACATTGATTCTGGATGTAGATTCCCTTTAGGTGCTTATGCCAAATCTGATGGAGATGTGATGGATCTTACCGTATATGCTTTCTCAGTTGATGGTAAACAATCTCTAGAAGTAACAAAATCTGGAGATAAAAATAATCCTAAATTATTGGGTAAACAGGTAGGCGAAGAGTTGCGTAGTAAAGGAATCAATGATCTTGCATTAAATTGGAGGGAAAAAGTGGAGGAATGGAATAAGACATGA
- the hemL gene encoding glutamate-1-semialdehyde 2,1-aminomutase, whose translation MSKSRKLFTDSKKVTPSGVNSPVRYFDPYPFFTKKANGAYIWDEDNTRYIDFCNAYGALLLGHRRKEILDSVTKQLSKGTLYCTPTASEIELSKLILGNFPSMDKVRLMNTGGEATMTAIRLARGYTKKKKIIKFEGCYHGAHDSVLVKAGSGSAHNGISVSDGGLDEVSKNTLVVEYNNIESLEKTISKNKDIAGVIVEPILANMGLILPEKNFLSDLRKITKENNIPLIFDEVVTGFRVSPGGAQEHFGIRPDITTLAKALSNGFTISAVGGKKEIMNLLSPGGKVYQASTFAGNPISVSAAISSIKTINKMKNKLYSKLERFNLLFSTALDDMATDMKIPHQINFTASMFQIFFTHKPVIDSKTSKKADGKKFQKLFRTLLKEGVFIPPSQFEVVFLSDAHTENDLNKTLDAYHSALKSVKN comes from the coding sequence ATGTCCAAATCTCGAAAATTATTTACTGATTCCAAAAAAGTTACTCCGTCAGGCGTAAATAGCCCTGTTAGATATTTTGATCCTTATCCATTTTTTACAAAAAAGGCTAATGGTGCATACATTTGGGATGAAGATAATACTCGCTACATTGATTTTTGTAACGCATATGGCGCGTTACTATTAGGACATCGTAGAAAAGAGATTCTGGATTCTGTCACTAAACAACTTTCAAAGGGAACACTGTATTGCACTCCTACTGCATCTGAAATCGAATTATCCAAATTGATTCTTGGTAATTTCCCTTCAATGGATAAAGTGAGATTAATGAATACTGGTGGTGAAGCTACAATGACTGCAATTAGATTAGCACGCGGTTATACAAAAAAGAAAAAAATTATTAAATTTGAAGGATGTTATCATGGTGCACATGATTCTGTATTAGTTAAGGCGGGCTCTGGTTCTGCACATAATGGAATTTCTGTTTCTGATGGTGGATTGGATGAAGTTTCAAAGAATACTCTAGTTGTTGAGTATAACAATATTGAATCGCTAGAAAAAACAATTTCTAAAAATAAAGATATTGCTGGAGTGATTGTCGAACCAATTTTAGCTAACATGGGATTAATTTTACCTGAAAAAAATTTCCTTTCAGATCTGAGAAAAATCACTAAAGAAAATAATATTCCATTAATTTTTGATGAAGTGGTAACTGGTTTTAGAGTCTCTCCTGGTGGAGCACAGGAACACTTTGGTATCAGACCTGATATCACTACTTTAGCTAAAGCTCTGAGTAATGGATTTACAATTTCAGCTGTCGGTGGTAAAAAAGAAATAATGAACCTATTATCTCCTGGTGGAAAAGTTTACCAAGCAAGTACTTTTGCTGGAAATCCAATTTCTGTTAGTGCTGCAATCAGTTCTATTAAGACAATTAACAAAATGAAAAATAAACTCTATTCAAAACTTGAAAGATTTAATTTACTATTTTCAACTGCCCTGGATGACATGGCTACTGATATGAAAATTCCTCACCAAATCAATTTTACAGCCTCAATGTTTCAAATTTTCTTTACACACAAGCCTGTAATTGACTCTAAAACATCTAAAAAAGCAGATGGTAAAAAATTCCAGAAATTGTTCCGAACTCTATTGAAAGAAGGTGTCTTTATTCCACCATCTCAATTTGAAGTTGTTTTCTTATCTGATGCTCATACTGAAAATGATCTAAACAAAACATTAGATGCATATCATAGTGCATTAAAGTCGGTGAAGAATTGA
- a CDS encoding MIP/aquaporin family protein, translating to MTYSNLQIFTVELIGTFILVVFATGSIVYDVEFFDGSLGIPFAAVAPFIALLIGVYSFGKISLAHFNPAVTIGYYITGHITKIQVLYYLIAEIIGALLGSLFVLSFIGEKPNLGANAPNYDFSIFLIFPVEVLASLMLMAVIFYVVYTKGLRGFSGVAIGGIVALDILFLAFISGASMNPARALAPALLSGTFDDLWLYWTAPFVGTIIAAFVFRGKFQAQRAQIRNNNDHVVD from the coding sequence ATGACTTATTCTAATTTACAAATTTTTACTGTGGAATTAATTGGAACTTTTATTCTTGTAGTTTTTGCTACAGGTTCAATTGTATATGATGTTGAATTTTTTGACGGAAGTTTGGGAATTCCTTTTGCAGCTGTTGCACCATTTATTGCATTGTTAATTGGAGTTTATTCATTTGGAAAAATTTCTTTGGCGCATTTTAATCCTGCCGTAACTATTGGATACTATATTACAGGACACATTACAAAGATTCAAGTTTTGTATTATTTAATTGCAGAAATTATTGGTGCCTTGTTGGGTTCTCTTTTTGTATTAAGCTTTATTGGAGAAAAACCAAACCTTGGTGCTAATGCCCCGAATTATGATTTTTCAATCTTTTTGATATTTCCTGTGGAAGTTTTAGCATCTTTGATGTTAATGGCTGTAATTTTCTATGTTGTATACACTAAAGGTTTGAGAGGATTTAGTGGAGTTGCAATTGGTGGAATTGTTGCATTGGATATTTTGTTTTTGGCTTTTATTTCTGGTGCATCCATGAATCCTGCTAGGGCTCTTGCCCCTGCATTGTTGTCTGGAACATTTGATGATTTGTGGCTGTATTGGACTGCTCCTTTTGTTGGAACTATAATTGCGGCATTTGTATTTCGAGGTAAATTCCAAGCCCAAAGAGCACAAATTAGGAATAATAATGACCATGTTGTAGATTGA
- a CDS encoding low molecular weight phosphatase family protein has product MDISKNILFVCVENAGRSQMAEAFFKKFAKNRFNVISAGTSPSFAINPMVVSVMAEIGIDLKNQQPQLLSSSMIENSKKTINMGCVDKESCPSLFVKSVDDWNVEDPKGKSIDDVRKIRDQIKNDVLNLLDSLENDV; this is encoded by the coding sequence ATGGATATTTCTAAAAATATTCTATTTGTGTGCGTAGAAAATGCTGGGAGAAGCCAAATGGCTGAAGCATTTTTTAAAAAATTTGCTAAAAATCGATTCAATGTAATTAGTGCTGGAACCTCGCCATCATTTGCCATTAATCCGATGGTTGTTTCAGTAATGGCTGAAATTGGAATAGATTTGAAAAATCAACAACCCCAGTTATTATCTTCATCCATGATTGAAAATTCTAAAAAAACTATCAACATGGGATGTGTGGATAAGGAATCATGTCCATCATTGTTTGTTAAATCTGTTGATGATTGGAATGTTGAGGATCCTAAGGGAAAATCCATTGATGATGTAAGAAAAATTCGAGATCAAATTAAAAATGATGTTTTGAATTTATTAGATTCACTTGAAAATGATGTTTGA
- a CDS encoding ArsR/SmtB family transcription factor, with product MNGISLLKCICDETRFEILELLQKNHELCVNDFVNELKKDQPLVSHHLKTLKKCGIVKSRDEGKKAMYTITNEQLSKLITNVTKTSKEIPNLCLDEKCC from the coding sequence ATGAATGGAATTAGTCTTCTAAAATGTATTTGTGATGAGACAAGATTTGAAATTTTAGAATTGTTACAAAAAAATCATGAACTATGTGTAAATGATTTTGTGAATGAGTTAAAAAAAGATCAACCACTTGTGTCGCATCATCTTAAAACATTGAAAAAATGCGGAATTGTAAAATCAAGAGACGAAGGGAAAAAAGCAATGTATACTATAACCAACGAACAACTTTCAAAATTAATTACAAATGTCACAAAGACATCAAAAGAAATTCCAAATCTATGTCTAGATGAAAAATGTTGTTAA
- a CDS encoding P-II family nitrogen regulator, producing the protein MKLYNVKLLTITCEILAQENILEILKKHEITGYTKYEVDGNGARGLRGQGFKNEKNIKIEVIMREEKLQDVAEEISRTQFANFAIVLYVSDVGVLRPEKF; encoded by the coding sequence ATGAAACTATACAATGTGAAATTATTGACCATCACTTGTGAGATATTGGCACAAGAGAATATTCTTGAAATTTTAAAGAAACATGAAATTACAGGTTATACAAAATATGAAGTTGATGGAAATGGTGCACGGGGATTGCGTGGACAAGGATTCAAAAATGAAAAAAATATAAAAATTGAAGTAATTATGAGGGAAGAGAAATTACAAGATGTAGCTGAAGAAATATCTAGGACCCAATTTGCAAATTTTGCAATAGTTTTGTATGTTAGTGACGTTGGAGTTTTACGTCCTGAAAAATTTTAA
- a CDS encoding sodium-dependent bicarbonate transport family permease produces MDILQLIQANLLTPIILFFLFGIIAARIKSDLKIPDAISEFLPIYLLAAIGLHGGIEMRNTGFENMLVPMFVAIGLSLLFTLNHYQILRRLGKFNLFDSYALASTYGAVGAVHFSVGLSFLKNQGVTSEGYIAAILAVLEPLAFILAIFMTNMAVSKQIRAKRKSVGDDASTDIDVGLNETKTKLSKVLHESITGKAIVILLGSIVIGYIIGEEGFEPIKIVFDEMFTGAIVIFMIEMGIIAGQRLGDIKKVGVFLTAFAILIPTLNGVIGVLVSTAIGLSLGGSVMFGLLLASASFIAAPAVLRQAIPQAKPSLYITSALGITFPYNIIVTLPLLFALSSILHSGETIDLFNFITGGLI; encoded by the coding sequence ATGGATATTTTACAACTGATACAAGCTAATCTTCTTACTCCGATTATCTTATTCTTCCTTTTTGGAATTATTGCAGCTAGAATAAAATCTGATTTAAAAATTCCTGATGCGATATCTGAATTCTTACCTATCTATCTTTTAGCTGCAATTGGACTTCATGGTGGAATTGAGATGCGCAATACTGGATTTGAAAATATGCTTGTACCAATGTTTGTCGCAATTGGACTTTCTTTATTGTTTACACTGAATCATTATCAAATTTTACGAAGATTGGGTAAATTCAATCTCTTTGATTCGTATGCACTAGCATCAACTTACGGTGCAGTTGGTGCAGTACATTTCTCTGTAGGTTTGTCCTTTTTGAAAAATCAGGGTGTAACTTCTGAAGGATATATTGCCGCAATTCTTGCAGTTCTTGAACCTCTTGCTTTCATTTTGGCAATATTCATGACAAATATGGCCGTATCAAAACAGATCAGAGCAAAAAGAAAATCAGTTGGAGATGATGCTTCAACTGACATTGATGTTGGCTTAAATGAAACAAAAACAAAACTTTCTAAAGTATTACATGAGTCTATTACAGGTAAAGCAATTGTAATTCTTCTTGGTAGTATTGTAATTGGTTACATTATTGGTGAGGAAGGTTTTGAACCAATTAAAATTGTATTTGATGAAATGTTTACTGGTGCAATTGTAATATTTATGATTGAAATGGGTATCATTGCTGGTCAGAGATTAGGTGATATCAAAAAAGTAGGAGTCTTTCTTACTGCTTTTGCAATTCTAATACCTACACTCAATGGAGTCATTGGTGTTTTAGTTTCAACTGCTATAGGTTTGAGCCTAGGTGGTTCTGTAATGTTTGGTTTACTTCTTGCTAGTGCATCTTTTATTGCAGCTCCTGCAGTTTTACGTCAGGCAATTCCTCAGGCAAAGCCCAGTCTATACATTACATCTGCTTTAGGGATAACTTTCCCGTATAACATCATCGTTACCTTGCCTTTGTTATTTGCATTGTCTTCAATACTTCATTCAGGTGAAACGATAGACTTATTCAATTTCATTACTGGAGGATTGATATGA